A genomic region of Rhodohalobacter sp. 614A contains the following coding sequences:
- a CDS encoding sensor histidine kinase — protein sequence MRSFYIKLIAIFSGIMILFGVLVAYTSIDASSRIIQESIQTTNKDLAMRLVTEFQPIVDDEFDANAIEQKLNELSGANPQFDFYLLSRQGMIKNFIQGETNGQKPLVKMVDVKPLDDFIDGEPLPILGMDPLNPNRLKPFSTANITIMGEENCYIYVVLEGNEFTQTADMLRNSYILRGTLIFIGIILLVGLIIGFLVFRMLTHRLEVMKKTVKDFERGELNKRIPLKSNDEITDLSRCFNNMADTVVESMNEIKKADKLRRELVANVSHDLRNPLSSIQGYLETIQLKGDNISKEELQNYLNTVLGNTQKLNRMINDLFELSKLDAENVTPTLEHISMAELVQDLVQQFKPIAEQKNIHIHTVFPENPHAKIYADIGLLDRALSNLIDNAIRHTPSGGTVTIRTIQNGRDISLEISDSGKGIPESDIPHVFDRFYQVDKSRSNSSGAGLGLSIAQKILELHGAEISVQSFLNRGTTFKISIPF from the coding sequence ATGCGTAGCTTCTACATTAAACTGATTGCTATCTTTTCAGGAATCATGATTCTCTTTGGAGTACTGGTAGCTTATACCAGTATTGATGCATCATCCAGAATCATCCAGGAATCCATTCAAACCACCAACAAAGATCTTGCAATGCGGCTCGTAACCGAGTTCCAGCCTATTGTAGATGATGAGTTTGATGCGAACGCGATCGAGCAAAAACTGAATGAGCTCAGCGGAGCCAATCCACAGTTTGACTTCTATCTTTTAAGCCGCCAGGGGATGATCAAAAACTTTATCCAGGGAGAAACCAACGGCCAGAAACCACTTGTTAAAATGGTGGACGTGAAACCTCTTGACGATTTTATTGACGGAGAACCACTGCCAATCCTGGGAATGGATCCATTAAATCCCAATCGGCTAAAACCTTTCAGCACTGCCAACATCACCATTATGGGTGAAGAGAACTGCTACATTTATGTGGTTCTGGAAGGTAATGAATTTACCCAAACCGCAGATATGCTCAGGAATAGCTACATCCTGAGAGGAACGTTGATATTTATTGGAATCATCTTATTGGTCGGTTTGATTATCGGTTTTCTCGTTTTCAGAATGCTCACCCACCGGCTTGAAGTCATGAAAAAAACGGTGAAAGATTTTGAGCGTGGTGAACTCAATAAGCGGATTCCTCTGAAAAGCAACGACGAGATTACCGACCTGTCCCGTTGCTTTAACAACATGGCAGATACGGTTGTTGAAAGTATGAATGAAATCAAAAAAGCTGACAAGCTCCGGAGAGAACTCGTTGCAAATGTTTCGCATGATTTACGTAATCCCTTGTCGTCCATCCAGGGATACCTGGAAACCATCCAGCTTAAAGGCGATAATATTTCCAAGGAAGAACTACAGAACTACTTGAACACCGTTTTGGGAAATACACAAAAACTGAACAGAATGATTAACGATCTGTTCGAGCTCTCCAAACTGGATGCAGAAAATGTAACTCCAACGCTCGAACATATTTCGATGGCAGAATTGGTGCAGGATCTCGTGCAACAATTTAAACCCATAGCCGAACAGAAAAACATTCATATCCATACAGTTTTCCCAGAAAATCCTCATGCAAAAATATATGCCGACATTGGCCTGCTGGATCGTGCACTTTCTAATCTCATAGACAATGCTATCCGGCACACGCCTTCAGGTGGAACTGTTACAATTCGAACCATTCAAAACGGCAGGGACATCAGTCTTGAAATCAGCGATTCCGGAAAAGGAATACCCGAATCGGATATCCCGCACGTTTTCGACCGGTTCTACCAAGTTGATAAAAGCCGATCTAACAGCTCTGGTGCCGGGCTCGGTTTGTCCATCGCTCAAAAGATACTTGAACTTCACGGAGCAGAAATCAGTGTTCAAAGTTTTCTGAACCGTGGAACCACTTTTAAAATTTCCATCCCTTTTTAG
- a CDS encoding response regulator transcription factor, with translation MQESANSILIVEDDRDLVKLIKINLQDAGYNVHTAGDGLEALKLYEELDPSLLILDIMLPKLDGFEVCRRIRQENRRVPILMLTAKAEEVDKILGLELGADDYMTKPFSIRELTARVKAIFRRIKVDQENEGNLPRELVFNDLKIYPKKRKVTLSDSTVELTSKEYDLLLLFSSNPGKAYSREQLLNQVWGYSYEGYSHTVNSHINRLRSKIEDDPSNPQFIKTVWGVGYRFADLEEAENHA, from the coding sequence ATGCAGGAATCTGCAAACTCTATATTAATTGTTGAAGATGATCGGGATCTTGTAAAATTGATTAAAATCAATCTTCAGGATGCGGGCTACAATGTACATACCGCCGGCGATGGACTGGAAGCCCTGAAACTTTATGAAGAGTTGGATCCCTCTTTGTTGATTCTGGATATCATGCTGCCAAAACTGGATGGCTTTGAAGTTTGCAGAAGAATCCGCCAGGAAAACCGGCGGGTTCCTATTTTGATGCTCACTGCGAAAGCCGAAGAGGTTGATAAAATACTGGGACTGGAACTGGGAGCTGATGATTACATGACAAAGCCGTTCAGTATTCGGGAATTAACGGCAAGAGTTAAAGCTATATTCAGGCGCATAAAAGTTGACCAGGAGAATGAAGGAAACCTTCCGCGCGAGCTTGTTTTCAACGATCTCAAAATCTATCCCAAAAAACGAAAGGTTACACTATCTGACAGTACCGTTGAATTAACGAGCAAAGAGTACGACCTGCTTCTTCTTTTCAGCTCCAATCCCGGAAAAGCATATAGCCGTGAGCAACTTTTGAACCAGGTTTGGGGATACAGTTACGAAGGTTACAGCCACACGGTAAACTCACACATCAACCGGTTGCGAAGCAAAATAGAAGACGATCCATCCAACCCGCAATTTATAAAAACAGTTTGGGGCGTTGGTTACCGCTTTGCGGATCTGGAAGAGGCAGAAAACCATGCGTAG
- a CDS encoding taurine dioxygenase: MESQKPLVDRKVIVDLLYGDEDYISEFAVASVESFSEFKVQFEKSLKKRDMENLRRAGHKIKPVAQMMKLEAVITMYETSKIMLEEGAADESIKNMVAKMNEYCTQLIKELKQLQ, from the coding sequence ATGGAATCACAAAAACCACTCGTAGACAGAAAGGTAATCGTTGACCTTTTATATGGTGATGAGGATTATATCAGTGAATTTGCTGTGGCTTCTGTGGAGTCGTTCTCGGAGTTTAAGGTACAGTTCGAAAAATCATTGAAGAAGCGCGACATGGAAAACCTCAGGCGTGCAGGTCATAAAATTAAACCGGTTGCACAAATGATGAAGCTCGAAGCTGTAATTACGATGTATGAAACATCAAAAATTATGCTTGAGGAAGGAGCGGCCGATGAGAGTATAAAAAACATGGTTGCGAAGATGAATGAATATTGCACTCAGCTGATAAAAGAGCTAAAACAGCTGCAATAG
- a CDS encoding acyl-CoA thioesterase, protein MQDTFPKMRFFSRKLIKPQDLNAHGTLFGGAVLAWIDEEAAIYVICQLGKGNIATKFMSEIDFVSSAKLGDIIEIGMETVSLGTTSITVRCEVRHKFTRQPIIRIEKIVFVHLDEYGKPSPHGIKKPVNQ, encoded by the coding sequence ATGCAAGATACGTTTCCAAAAATGAGATTTTTTAGCCGCAAACTCATCAAACCGCAGGATTTAAATGCCCATGGCACGTTATTCGGGGGGGCGGTATTGGCCTGGATTGATGAGGAAGCTGCTATTTACGTTATCTGTCAACTGGGAAAAGGAAATATTGCAACCAAGTTCATGTCTGAAATTGATTTTGTAAGTTCAGCTAAACTTGGAGACATCATTGAAATTGGCATGGAAACTGTTTCTTTGGGAACAACATCCATAACCGTGCGATGTGAAGTCCGGCATAAGTTTACCCGGCAACCGATCATACGGATCGAAAAAATCGTATTTGTTCATCTCGACGAATATGGAAAACCATCTCCTCACGGCATCAAAAAACCTGTAAATCAATAG